The following proteins are co-located in the Spinactinospora alkalitolerans genome:
- a CDS encoding GNAT family N-acetyltransferase: MIIRAAIRSDLGAILRLLRDLGDTAPAQSPTVRMSSAAVRAWTRIETDPDRSVLVAERRGQIIGTLDLIVVANLTHDAQPWAVIDNVVVDGLCRRRGVGRALMDDALDRASRAGCYKVELLSHENRHGAHDFYRSMGFENSAEGFRRFV, encoded by the coding sequence ATGATTATCCGTGCGGCCATCAGGTCTGATCTCGGCGCCATCCTGCGTCTCCTGCGCGATCTCGGCGACACAGCGCCCGCGCAGAGCCCCACCGTCCGCATGTCCTCGGCCGCCGTCCGGGCCTGGACCCGCATCGAGACCGACCCCGACCGGTCGGTGCTGGTCGCCGAACGCCGTGGACAGATCATCGGCACTCTCGACCTGATCGTGGTCGCCAACCTCACGCACGACGCCCAGCCGTGGGCGGTCATCGACAACGTCGTGGTGGACGGGCTCTGCCGGCGCCGCGGCGTGGGCCGGGCCCTGATGGACGACGCCCTGGACCGCGCCTCCCGCGCCGGCTGCTACAAGGTCGAGCTGCTCTCCCACGAGAACCGGCACGGCGCGCACGACTTCTACCGGTCGATGGGGTTCGAGAACTCCGCCGAGGGCTTCCGGCGCTTCGTCTGA
- a CDS encoding MDR family MFS transporter yields MEEAGAQRKKGPAERDAPVHYSRRQVIQVLIGLMLAMLTSMLTTSIVGTALPTIIGELGGQDKLSWVASATLLTMTASTPLWGKLSDIYGRKLLFQIALVIFITSSVAAGFSQDIYWLIGARFFQGIGAGGLAALPQIILGDVVEPRERGRYSGFLGAVFGVSTVAGPLLGGFLVDSALGWRWCFFITVPVAVVAFVVIQWLLHVPTRDRTGTRIDWWGATCIVGAASAVMLVLSLGGKEFEWNSLPTYLFAGAALLLAVLAVVAERRAHDPIIPPRLFRNSTFNLAGLASMLVGASMFGVMIYFPQYLQIVQGMSPTASGLMTLPMVLGLLIASISSGFLVSRTGKWKIYPIIGMLLVTAGFSVLSLLDPDSSLVLVGAGVGLIGLGLGMSMQILILATQNALTRGDMAAATSSVSFFRNLGGAIGVAAFGAIMTNTLTGELTEVAPKAIAAGSSPEELGTAAAGSPDAIHALPGPIQELVLTAFSDAMHQVFLVGIPIALLAFVVVLFFKQIPLRSGR; encoded by the coding sequence ATGGAGGAAGCGGGGGCGCAGCGGAAGAAGGGGCCTGCGGAGCGGGACGCGCCCGTCCACTACAGCAGGCGCCAGGTCATCCAGGTCCTCATCGGCCTGATGCTGGCCATGCTGACCTCGATGCTCACCACGTCGATCGTGGGAACCGCGCTGCCGACGATCATCGGCGAGCTCGGCGGACAGGACAAGCTCTCGTGGGTGGCCAGCGCGACGCTGCTCACGATGACCGCCTCGACCCCGCTGTGGGGCAAGCTCTCCGACATCTACGGCCGCAAGCTGCTGTTCCAGATCGCGCTGGTCATCTTCATCACCTCCTCGGTCGCGGCCGGCTTCTCCCAGGACATCTACTGGCTCATCGGCGCCCGCTTCTTCCAGGGCATCGGCGCCGGCGGCCTGGCGGCGCTGCCGCAGATCATCCTGGGCGACGTCGTCGAGCCGCGTGAGCGGGGACGCTACTCCGGCTTCCTCGGCGCCGTGTTCGGCGTCTCGACGGTGGCCGGGCCGCTGCTCGGCGGGTTCCTGGTGGACAGCGCGCTGGGCTGGCGCTGGTGCTTCTTCATCACCGTCCCGGTGGCGGTCGTGGCGTTCGTCGTGATCCAGTGGCTGCTGCACGTGCCGACCAGGGATCGCACCGGGACCCGGATCGACTGGTGGGGCGCGACCTGCATCGTGGGGGCGGCCAGCGCCGTCATGCTCGTGCTCAGCCTCGGCGGCAAGGAGTTCGAGTGGAACTCCCTCCCGACCTACCTGTTCGCCGGCGCGGCCCTGCTGCTCGCGGTGCTGGCGGTCGTCGCCGAGCGCCGCGCCCACGACCCGATCATCCCGCCGCGGCTGTTCCGCAACAGCACCTTCAACCTGGCCGGCCTGGCGTCGATGCTGGTCGGCGCGTCGATGTTCGGTGTGATGATCTACTTCCCGCAGTACCTGCAGATCGTCCAGGGCATGAGCCCCACCGCGTCGGGCCTGATGACGCTGCCCATGGTGCTCGGCCTGCTGATCGCGTCGATCTCCTCGGGGTTCCTGGTCAGCCGCACCGGCAAGTGGAAGATCTACCCGATCATCGGCATGCTGCTGGTGACCGCGGGGTTCTCCGTGCTGTCCCTGCTCGACCCGGACTCCAGTCTGGTGCTGGTCGGCGCGGGCGTCGGGCTGATCGGCCTCGGGCTCGGCATGTCCATGCAGATCCTCATCCTGGCCACGCAGAACGCCCTGACCCGCGGCGACATGGCCGCCGCGACGTCGTCGGTGTCGTTCTTCCGCAACCTCGGCGGGGCGATCGGCGTCGCGGCGTTCGGCGCGATCATGACCAACACCCTCACCGGCGAGCTGACCGAGGTCGCCCCGAAGGCGATCGCCGCGGGGAGCTCGCCCGAGGAGCTGGGCACCGCCGCCGCGGGCTCCCCCGACGCCATCCACGCTCTGCCGGGGCCGATCCAGGAACTGGTCCTGACGGCGTTCAGCGACGCGATGCACCAGGTGTTCCTGGTCGGCATCCCGATCGCGCTGCTGGCGTTCGTGGTCGTGCTGTTCTTCAAGCAGATCCCGCTGCGCTCGGGGCGCTGA